cccatgtgtttattttgctacagtacctctattttatatttgtgtcttggaagttgtttactactgtagcaacctctccttatcttagttttgtgttttgttgtgccaagtaaagtctttgatagaaaagttcatactagatttggattactgcgcagaaacagatttctttgctgtcacgaatctgggcaaaattctctgtagataactcagaaaattatgccaatttacgtgagtgatcctcagatatgtacgcaactttcattcaatttgggcattttcatctgagcaattctggtgccactttaaaattcgtctttacggactgttctgttttgacagattctgccttttatttcgcattgcttcttttgctatgtgggatggatttctttgttccattgacttccagtagctttaggcaatgtccagaagttttaagaatgattgtgtcacctctgaacatgtgagtttttgattgtgcactaaccctctaatgagttgttctaagtttggtgtggaggaagttttcaagggtcaagagaggaggatgatatactatgatcaagaagagtgaaaagtctaagcttggggatgccccggtggttcacccctgcatatttcaagaagactcaagtgtctaagcttggggatgcccaaggcatccccttcttcatcgacaaattatcaggttccttctcttgaaactatatttttattcggtcacatcttatgtactttacttggagcgtctgtgtgcttttgtttttgtttttatttgaataaatgcttgtgtgggagagagacacgctccgctggttcgtatgaacacatgtgttcttagcttttaattttcatggcgaaggttgaaactgcttcgttaattgttgtatggttggaatcggaaaatgctacatgtagtaattggtaaaaatgtcttggataatgtgatacttggcaatagttgtgctcatgtttaagctcttgcatcatatactttgcacccattagtgaagaatacatagagcttgctaaaatttggtttgcataattggtctctctaaggtctagataatttctagtaaggtgtttgaacaacaaggaagacaatgtatagtcttataatgcttgtaatgtgtcttttatgtaagttttgatgtactagttcatgcttgtgtttgcttcaaacaaccttgctagcctaagccttgtatcgagagggaacacttctcatgcatccaaatacttgagccaaccactatgccaattgtgtccaccatacctacctactacatggtatttctccaccattccaaagtaaattgcttgagtgctacctttaaatttccattcttcacctttacaatatatagctcatgggacaaatagcttaaaaactattgtggtattgaatatgtacttatgcactttatctcttattaagttgctcgttgtgcgataaccatgttcactggggacgccatcaactactctttgttgaatatcatgtgagttgctatgcatgttcatcttgtctgaagtaagagcgatctaccaccttatgtttggagcatgcatattgttagagaagaacattgggccgctaactaaagccatgatccatggtggaagtttcagttttggacatatatcctcaatctcaaatgagaaaaataattgttgctacatgcttatgcataaaagaggagtccattatccgttgtctatgttgtcccggtatggatatctaagttgagaataatcaatagcgagaaatccaatgcgagctttctccttagacctttgtacaggcggcatagaggtacccctttgtgacacttggttaaaacatgtgcattgcgataatcccggtaatccaagctaattaggacaaggtgcgggcactattagtatactatgcatgaggcttgcaacttgtaggatataatttacatgatgcatatgctttattactaccgttgacaaaattgtttcttgttttcaaaatcaaagctctagcacaaatatagcaatcaatgcttccctctgcgaagggcctttcttttacttttatgttgagtcagttcacctatttctctccacctcaagaagcaaacacttgtgtgaactgtgcattgattcctacgtacttgcatattgcatttgttatattactctatgttgacaactatccatgagatatacttgttacaagttgaaagcaaccgctgaaacttaatcttccattgtgttgcttcaatgctttactatgaattattgctttatgagttaactcttatgcaagacttattgatgcttgtctttaagtactattcatgaaaagtctttgctgtatgattcacttgtttactcatgtcatatacattgttttgatcacggcattcattacatatgtttacaatatgatcaagtttatgatggcatgtcactctagaaattatctttgttatcgtttacctgctcgggacgagcagaaactaagcttggggatgctgatacgtctccgacgtatcgataatttcttatgttccatgccacattattgatgatatctacatgttttatgcacatttcatgtcataattatgcgttttctggaactaacctattaacgagatgccgaaaggccagttgctgttttctgctgtttttggtttcagaaatcctagtaaggaaatattctcggaattggacgaaatcaacgcccaggttcctattttgcccggaagcatccagaacacacgagaaccgccagaggggggggccacaggcccaccaaaccataggtcggcgcggcctagggggggcccgcgcccccctatagtgtcggcgccccttcgaccttctgacgccgcctcttcgcctatataaagcccctggacctaaaacctcgatacggaagagccacggtacgagaaaccttccagagccgccgccatcgcgaagccaagatctgggggacaggagtctctgttccggcacgccgccgggactgggaagtgcccccggaaggctcctccatcgacaccaccgccatctccatcaacgctgctgtctcccatgaggagggagtagttctccatcgaggctcggggctgtaccggtagctatgtggttcatctctctcctatgtacttcaatacaataatctcatgagctgccttacatgattgagattcatatgatgatgcttgtaatctagatgtcattatgctagtcaagtgggttttacttatgtgatctccggagactccttgtcccacgtgtgtaaaggtgacagtgtgtgcaccgtgtggttctcttaggctatatttcacagaatacttattcactgttatgaatggcatagtgaagtgcttatttatatctctttatgattgcaatgtgttttgtatcacaatttatctatgtgctactctagtgatgttattaaagtagttttattccttctgcacggtgtaatggtgacagtgtgtgcatccgtgttagtacttggcgtaggctatgattgtgatctcttgtagattacgaagttaactattgctatgatggtattgatgtgatctattcctcctacgtagcgtgaaggtgacagtgtgcatgctacgttagtacttggtttagttgtgttgatctgtcatgcactctaaggttatttaaatatgaacattgaattgtggaccttgttaactccggcattgagggttcgtgtaatcctacgcaagggtgttcatcatccaacaagagtgtagagtatgcatttatctattctgttatgtgatcaaagttgagagtgtccactagtgaaagtgtaatccctaggccttgttcctaaatactgctatcgctgcttgtttatctttGTTTCTTtaacgttactactgctgcgttactactgcttgtttactgtcctgggcaaagcacttttctggtgccgttgctacttattcataccacctgtatttcactatctcttcgccaaactagtgcacctattaggtgtgttggggacacaagagacttcttgctttgtggttgcagggttgcatgagagggatatctttgacctcttcctccctgagttcgataaaccttgggtgatccacttaagggaaaacttgctgctgtcctacaaacctctgctcttggaggcccaacactgtctacaggaaaaggaggggggcgtagacatcaatgctcacagtgacagcgtggggtgtttattagtacttgggaatacatctttaaggtttgcctacatgatgaattagtgttcgttatcttgccaaagagtaattcagagtagcatagtgaagtgcttatttatattcctttatgattgcaatgttgagagtgtccactagtgaaagtatgatccctaggccttgtttccaaatactgcaatcatcgcttatttactgttttactgcatctttacttcctgcaacattactaccatcaactgcacgccagcaagctattttctggcgccgttactactgctcatattcatccataccacttgtatttcactatctcttcgccgaactagtgcacctatacatctgacaagtgtattaggtgtgttggggacacaagagacttcttgtatcgtgattgcagggttgcttgagagggatatctttgacctcttcctccctgagttcgataaaccttgggtgatccacttaagggaaacttgctgctgttctacaaacctctgctcttggaggcccaacactgtctacaagaatagaagcacccgtagacatcacccatcttcacctgcagggtgctcaagcaccaacccctcataatctgtcaacacttcatccaccatcacaacagcaaagtcgtcttggaccgaacggcaatggtaagaccttgtaggtaagaggatgccgaccgccgccttttttttttttgaacaaggaaaGGCGCTGTAGGCGCCAACTTCCATTCAATCAGCTCAACAACATTGTACATCATGGATTACAAAGCCTGGCCACTCGGAATCCTGTAGGACAGAGATAGCAAGGCAGGAAGGGGTAGTATGAGCTGAAGAAGAACAACCAAATAAAGGTGGACCTAGAGAGTTTCTAAGCACCTGATGAGCACACTTATGAGCAACGCCATTTAAATCTCTCTTGATGTGGAACACATGAGCCTGTAGCTTTGATGTGGTATTGAGTATCCTGGCAAGGGTGTCCCTGGTATTCCAGTGCATGTGAACTGAATCAATTTTCATGCTCGCAACCGACTTGGCAAGAAGTTTGTTACCCGTCAACATTGTTGGCCTGCTAATTTGGAACTTCTCTGCAATTTGAGCTGCGAGCAACATCGCTTTTGCCTCTGCTTGCAGGATCGATGAAGCCAGGGGAACGGAGGCTTGTATCATGACGTTGTAGTTGAGCCCGTTGATATCAAATTGTATGAAAACGCCTATTCCTGTTGTTTCAGAATCTGTAGGGACCTTTTTCCTCTTCCACGAAGCATCTGAAAAAATCTTGGCCCCTAAAATGTTCCTGTCTGATGTAAGGGTTTCTCCTTGCTCTGGAAATTCATGTTGCTCCTTAATCTGCATTTGTCGTGGCAATATCTGCAAAGAAGAAGTAACAGAAGGATCAAGTAGCTGCATGTTATTTTGCAAAGCTTGCGCATTGATATTAATCTGATAAGGCTCTCCCTTTTTCCTGTGAAACAGACAATCATTTCTAGACTTCCATATGCACCACATAAAGGTTAAAATGTTCCTGAGAGAAGCATATGGATGAGGCAAGTTGAGCATGTTCAACAGAATATGAGTTAAAGAATGTGTATTTTGTGTTATTATTTCAGTTCGGAGGTACCATGGCGCACTGAACCAAGCAGTTTTGACAAAGTGGCAAGTAAAAAAGAGATGAACATCGTCTTCCTGTAATCCGCACCTGCAGCAAaacttactaatatgtttggaatATTTCCCTGCACGAGCACTAGTAGGTATGGCCTTGCGAAGAAAGCGCCAGGCAAAAGCCTGGATTCTTGGCAAGATGTCTCTGGATTTCCAAACCTGATTCAACAGATTAGTGGTTGCAGTGCAAACCTGCCTTGGTTGAGGCTCTCCTAATTCCTGCAATCTTTGTAAGCAAGCATAATAAGCACTTTTAGAGTCGCATTTACCATGTGATGTGAGCTTCCAACATAACAAGTCCTGATCATATGAAGGAATGATGGGTGTTTGCTTGATACATTGGGCCATAGGTTGTTGGAATAGGGAATCAATAAGGTTGTCATCCCAAGCTTGCTGATTTGGTAACCAAAGATCATTAACTTTTGCAGGATAATTGTAGTTGGGCTGCTGGATAATGAGATTGTCATAAATCCTAGTCCAATCTTTGCACCAGGGTGAACTCCAAAGGGAGATATTGCCTTGGGTGATCTGATAGAAGGAGTGGGACTTAAGGATGGGCAAAACTTTGAGGATCGACGCCCAGAAGGCTGATTTCGGAACGTTGGGATTTGGGCGCCAAATGGAAGAGTCATAAAAATATTTTAGCTTTGAGAATTTGGTGGAGGAAGTCATTGGGGTTTTGGGCTATGCGCCAGGCTGCCATGAGAATAAGCCCTTGGTTAACCACTTGGAAATTCCTGATGCCTAATCCTCCCTCTTTTTTTGGAGTACAAATATCTTTCCAAGCCCTCAAACAAAGGGCCGCACTTGATTTATCTTCTCTCACCCCTGTCCACCAGAAGACTCTTATGATTGCAGTCAGTTTTGAAATAAACTTTTTGGAAAACAATATGTTAGACATGTAGTAGACCGGGATTGAAGCAAAGACCGATTGAATGAGAGCAATTCGAGCTGCATGGGAGAGATGATCTGCTTTATAGGTAGtgagttttgttttgaatttatcAAGAACAAAGTTGTAGGCAGAAGCTCTGTCTTTACTTGGAAGGATTAAAGGGTGACCAAGGTGGATGAAGGAAGAGTCAATGAGAACAACCGGGAAGATTTGTCGAATTGCAGCAGCAGTGTCTGGGTCTACATGTTTGCTAAAGATAATCCCAGACTTTGCCCAACTTGGAGTTTGGCCAGAAAGAGCACAGAAAGACTGAAGAATTGCATTCATCGTGGTAGCTTCCTGAATATCTGCTCTACCACAAATCAAGAGATCATCAGCGAAAAGTAGCGA
This region of Lolium perenne isolate Kyuss_39 chromosome 2, Kyuss_2.0, whole genome shotgun sequence genomic DNA includes:
- the LOC127323439 gene encoding uncharacterized protein; amino-acid sequence: MIKLTDYYAQRAKKRWIKDGDRNTSYFHKAITKRRRRNTIVSVKDENDVVQFMPEKISNTFVNYFRHIFASKNANNGRPYLHTQLPNSNQDYTYTIPDKQELWDTLMEMKRNASPGPDGFNVEFYLATWSWIGDDVEMLILPRQMQIKEQHEFPEQGETLTSDRNILGAKIFSDASWKRKKVPTDSETTGIGVFIQFDINGLNYNVMIQASVPLASSILQAEAKAMLLAAQIAEKFQISRPTMLTGNKLLAKSVASMKIDSVHMHWNTRDTLARILNTTSKLQAHVFHIKRDLNGVAHKCAHQVLRNSLGPPLFGCSSSAHTTPSCLAISVLQDSEWPGFVIHDVQCC